TTAGATGAGCGCAACTTTGTAGATTGCGATGTATATATACGCAATGCCCAAATAACGAGCGCGGCACAAACACATTTTTATGCTATGTGGAACAATAACCGCGTGAGCAGTTTCAACCGCCGCCGCCCCATTGACGACACCTATCGGAACAACATACAACAACAAATACAAGAAGCCCGCGAAAAATTGCAAGCAATTGGCACGCTTACCGATGCTCAAAACCAACTCTCTTATTGGGAAAACCCACAAGAATACAGCAGTTCTCAAATTGATTTTTATTTCAACTCACTCAATAATGTCAATAAATATTTTGCAAAAAAAGACGGTGCTGTATCAGATTCTCTCTTGTATTTGGTAAGTAGGGCGCAAAAGTCTATTTGTATAGAAAATCCTTATTTTGCACCGGGCAGACGTTGGCGCAAAGCCCTCAAAGCCGCCACTGAAAGAGGCGTACATATAAGGGTACTCACCAATTCGGCGGCAACCAATGATATATTGCTGATGCAGGGCGTGTACTTGAATATGCGCCGCCGCCTACTAAATATGGGCTTGGAATTGTGGGAATATAAAGGACCAAAGATGGTACACATGAAAACGTTTATCATAGACGACAGCATTTCCGTTATCAGCAGCTATAACGTGCATGCCGTTTCCGACCGTTGGAACACCGAAGTGGCAGCCGTTGCTTTTGAGCCGGACATCGCCAAAGAACACCAGCGCGTAATGCAGCACAATTTGAGCAATGCCGTACAAATTTTACCCAACAATCGTCCCGCACAAAAACGAAATATTCCTTTTAAATACCGCTTTCGTACCGCGCTCAATCGCTACACACTTTCTTTATTGTTGCGCCCTGTGCTTTAATTTTTTTATGAACCTATCACCTACATGGAAGATAAAATACAATCTTTTCGGCAACCTTTGGTCACTGCTACGGGTATTATTTTAGGGTTTATTCTCAACTT
The window above is part of the Sphingobacteriales bacterium genome. Proteins encoded here:
- a CDS encoding phosphatidylserine/phosphatidylglycerophosphate/cardiolipin synthase family protein, which codes for MNLHFRKNISICLLLLPLLLPQWCRSEGNGIYHILNEEKDALRCRLDLIAHAEKEILLSYYIFEPDYVGLVVMEALLEAAARGVKVKMLIDGNKRFTQEMAQFLYEHQIEVCIYNRGKLPYISTFTNRLHDKIFLTDQTHLITGGRNIKNAYYSLDERNFVDCDVYIRNAQITSAAQTHFYAMWNNNRVSSFNRRRPIDDTYRNNIQQQIQEAREKLQAIGTLTDAQNQLSYWENPQEYSSSQIDFYFNSLNNVNKYFAKKDGAVSDSLLYLVSRAQKSICIENPYFAPGRRWRKALKAATERGVHIRVLTNSAATNDILLMQGVYLNMRRRLLNMGLELWEYKGPKMVHMKTFIIDDSISVISSYNVHAVSDRWNTEVAAVAFEPDIAKEHQRVMQHNLSNAVQILPNNRPAQKRNIPFKYRFRTALNRYTLSLLLRPVL